One part of the Candidatus Nealsonbacteria bacterium genome encodes these proteins:
- a CDS encoding AAA family ATPase: MDKTKIEQFYTKWQANLPQRIEGYIYDENKRMLPTRFMFAKFKKVIEKFLNNELSEIEKVVLMPGIRGIGKTTLLAQTYAIEKFLKPKDRNLLENIGKLEERLYLDVSQLRSDQISLNEFFNFYEEIREFHFEKPQKKILILLDEVHFDENWGLFLKTIFDRTKGHRDVLVIATGSSALQIKMIPDLGRRTDIWEIFPMKLNEYLILKYGKYPLPGLSDYLQDALFNSSNANEVFERLKIKSQEIRKFFVESVPPKSETDFFESGSFPSAIRIENKQKAIEKIKSVIDGIIAKDIITLQKFKTQTIAKIGDLLYLLAQSDLISYSKLKEALKIERVETLESLIEVLVMSGVLVKVKTYGTTYGSTRKTPKLLFVTPSLRSAVLNNIYLSGIEGKKLEDYFALIYLKDLKSHSKYAINLSYDLAEAGADFVLTLKDRSNIVIEVGFNKNEIEQVRNTMKKVKSRYGLVFGSSELELINDSIVKVPLRFLILI, translated from the coding sequence AACAAAAATAGAACAATTTTATACTAAATGGCAGGCAAATCTACCCCAAAGAATTGAGGGTTATATTTATGATGAAAATAAAAGAATGCTGCCAACGCGCTTTATGTTTGCAAAATTCAAAAAGGTTATTGAAAAATTCTTAAATAATGAATTGTCGGAAATAGAAAAAGTTGTTTTAATGCCCGGCATTAGAGGCATAGGTAAAACTACACTTTTGGCGCAAACATACGCCATAGAAAAATTTTTGAAACCCAAAGACAGAAACCTTTTAGAGAACATCGGTAAGTTAGAGGAAAGGTTATATCTTGATGTTAGTCAACTGCGTTCGGACCAGATTTCTTTAAATGAGTTTTTTAATTTTTATGAAGAAATCAGGGAATTTCATTTTGAAAAGCCACAAAAAAAGATTTTAATCCTTCTTGACGAAGTTCATTTTGATGAAAATTGGGGCTTGTTTCTAAAAACTATTTTTGACAGAACAAAAGGGCACAGAGATGTTTTAGTGATAGCTACTGGTTCTTCCGCTCTTCAAATAAAAATGATTCCTGATCTTGGAAGAAGAACAGATATTTGGGAAATTTTCCCGATGAAACTTAATGAGTATTTGATTTTGAAATACGGTAAATATCCTTTGCCCGGATTATCTGATTATCTTCAAGACGCATTATTTAATTCTTCTAATGCGAATGAGGTTTTTGAAAGGTTAAAAATAAAATCACAAGAAATAAGAAAGTTTTTTGTGGAATCGGTTCCGCCAAAATCTGAAACTGACTTTTTTGAATCTGGAAGTTTTCCTTCAGCCATAAGAATTGAAAATAAACAAAAAGCGATAGAAAAAATCAAAAGCGTTATAGATGGCATTATTGCGAAAGACATTATTACTCTGCAAAAATTCAAGACACAAACTATCGCAAAAATCGGCGATCTGCTTTATCTTTTAGCGCAGTCAGATTTAATAAGTTATAGCAAACTTAAAGAAGCTCTAAAAATTGAAAGGGTAGAAACACTAGAAAGTTTGATTGAGGTTTTAGTAATGAGTGGGGTATTGGTAAAAGTGAAAACCTACGGAACAACATACGGAAGCACGAGAAAAACACCAAAGCTTCTTTTTGTAACGCCATCTCTAAGATCGGCAGTATTGAATAATATTTATTTATCAGGGATTGAGGGTAAAAAATTAGAAGATTATTTTGCTTTAATTTATTTAAAGGATTTAAAAAGCCATAGCAAATACGCGATAAATCTTTCTTATGATTTGGCTGAGGCCGGAGCCGATTTTGTATTAACTCTAAAAGATAGAAGCAATATTGTTATTGAGGTCGGCTTTAATAA